CGAGTACGGTCCTCATTTCCTGAACCTGCTTAACATGCGAAACTGAAATCGTTCCCACCCCGGAGTGAAGGCCCATAGCTGTTTTAAGTATATCCGGTACATGCAGAATAGGAGCTAGAGTTCCGCTGCCGAGCATTGAAACCCCGGAAACATTGCGGACTCTTTTTATTTTGGAACCGAAAGGCTTGGACATAATATCCTGCTCGGCTGCAAGGGAATCAACGGTGACCGCAACGAGCATACGCCCCTTTCCCAGTATAAGCGCAGGGAATGAACGCCTTTCCTCGCTGTCATTCTTCAGTTCAAGAATATCAGCCAGCGAAACAATAGGAATGGTCCTTGAACCATAAATAATTGTTTCCCTGCCGCCGGAAAGTTCCACATCCTCATTGCGGACCAGTACAACTCTTCTGACGACATTTTTGGGTATGACAAAAGACTGCCCGGCACTTTCAACAACAAGCCCTCTAAAAGAAGTCAGTGTCACAGGAAGATTGATAACCACCCGCATTCCCTTACCGGTAATGCTGGAGACAAAAACATTGCCGCCAAGGGTCTCAATCCTGTCCCTGACAATTGCCATTCCCAGCCCGCGGCCGGAAATATCGGAAATAATCTTTTTGGTGGACATCCCGGAAAGAAAAATAAGATTGATAAGCTCCCTGCGATCCATCAGGTCAGCGGCATCCTTTGAAATAACACCCTTGGCTATGGAAGAAGATTTCAAAACATCAAGATTTACACCACCGCCGTCATCCCTGATAATTATACGGATTACATCACGGTCCAGCCTTGAAATTTCGATTGAAACCTTACCGGTTTCAGGCTTTTTACTGGCAAGCCTTTCATCCGAAGATTCAATTCCGTGGTCTATTGCGTTTCGTATAAGATGAATAAAAGGGTCTTTAAGTCTTTCAAGAATTCTACGGTCAATTCTGACATTCTGCCCTGTTATTTTAAAATCAACTTTTTTCTCACTTTCGCGGCAGATATCCCTGACCATTTTAGGGAAAATATCCAGAAGAGAAGAAAAAGGAAGCAGCATTGAAGTCTTGAATTCACTGATCAATCCGTCAACTCTTGAAGATAGCTCCCAATGCCCTTTTCTCGAATTGTATGAAACTCTCTGCAACTCTTCGCTAAGGGATTTCATGCTCATCTTGAAACGTTTGAAGTTTTCGTCAGTTATCTGTTTTTTCCCAACCTCACGTTCCAGAGAAAATTCACGTAATGATCTGGATAACTGCTCAAAGCGTTCAGAGATATCAAAAAGAACTTGAGACCTCGATTCAAGGGCATTTCGTGAAAAAAGCAATTCTTCAGTCTGCAAAAGCAGATTCGTAAGCAGTGAAGCATCGACCCTGACTGTTTCTCCCAGTGAAGGAACAGGAGCTGTATTCTTATGTAATTTTTCTT
Above is a window of Maridesulfovibrio bastinii DSM 16055 DNA encoding:
- a CDS encoding hybrid sensor histidine kinase/response regulator yields the protein MNDDLKARLLKAFEGEGRERIQVLTADILALAKGPDETETQVLVESAFRETHSLKGAARAVGLSDVERFCQAMESVFSVLKKTGRAPSSEAREYLVSWVDLLSDLLLQPSGDGSGKDGRISLALSKMRELSTSARLFDDGHGNDDISLSSKKNSNEESGEKSASPETEPDGNINSTEKNFEPLKPENPAEEKLHKNTAPVPSLGETVRVDASLLTNLLLQTEELLFSRNALESRSQVLFDISERFEQLSRSLREFSLEREVGKKQITDENFKRFKMSMKSLSEELQRVSYNSRKGHWELSSRVDGLISEFKTSMLLPFSSLLDIFPKMVRDICRESEKKVDFKITGQNVRIDRRILERLKDPFIHLIRNAIDHGIESSDERLASKKPETGKVSIEISRLDRDVIRIIIRDDGGGVNLDVLKSSSIAKGVISKDAADLMDRRELINLIFLSGMSTKKIISDISGRGLGMAIVRDRIETLGGNVFVSSITGKGMRVVINLPVTLTSFRGLVVESAGQSFVIPKNVVRRVVLVRNEDVELSGGRETIIYGSRTIPIVSLADILELKNDSEERRSFPALILGKGRMLVAVTVDSLAAEQDIMSKPFGSKIKRVRNVSGVSMLGSGTLAPILHVPDILKTAMGLHSGVGTISVSHVKQVQEMRTVLVAEDSITSRVLLKNVLEAAGYNVVTAVDGQDALVKVKSAEPDVLVSDVEMPNLDGFGLTEKVRKIDRFANLPVILVTSLGSKEDREKGVDAGANAYIVKSNFDQSNLLDVIARFC